CGTCCCTGCGGGCCCGGGTCGCGCGGCTGCGGGCCAAGGGCTGGGTGATCGGCCAGTGCGCGATCGCCGCCGGAGTCGCGTGGTGGCTGGCCCACGACGTGTTCGGCCACCAGCTGCCGTTCTTCGCACCGATCGCGGCCGTGGTCTCGCTGGGGATGTCCTACGGGCAGCGCCAGCGCCGGGTCGCCGAGGTGACCGTCGGCGTCGCGCTGGGCGTGTTCCTCGGTGACGCCACGACGCACCTGATCGGCTCGGGCGGGCTGCAGATCGCGCTCATCGTCGCGGCCGGCATGTCGATCGCGCTGCTCCTCGACGCCGGCCAGCTGCTCGTCATCCAGGCGGCCGTGCAGGGCATCGTGGTCGCGGCCCTCGCCCCGGCGCCCGGCGCCGCGTTCCTCCGCTGGACCGACGCGATCATCGGCGGCGCAGTGGCGCTGGTGGCCGCGACGGTGGTGCCACGCGCCCCGCTGCGCAAGCCGCGCGACCAGGCCGCGGTCGTGGTCCGCAAGATCGCCTCGCTGCTCAGCTGCGCCGCCGACCGGCTCGGCGACGGCGACGTGGAGCGGGCGCTCGCGGCGCTGAGGGACGCCCGCTCGACCGACGTGCTGATCGCCGAGCTCCGCGCCGCCTCCGAGGAGGGGCTCTCGGTGGTCAGCTCCTCGCCCTTCCGACGTCGCCACGGCGAGCACCAGCGCCAGCTCGCGGAGCTGGTCGAGCCGCTCGACGTGGCGCTGCGCAACACCCGCGTCGTGGTCCGGCGGGTCGCCGTCGCCTGCTACCGACGCGAGCCGGTGCCGACGTCGTACGCCTCCCTGATGCGCGACCTGTCGGCGCTCGCCGAGCGGGTCGCCGACGAGCTCGTGGCCGACCGGATGGCGGTCGCGGTCATCGACGACCTGGTCGCGCTCGGCCGGGCCACTGCGACGGTCGAGCACAGCGACGACCTGTCGGCCGAGGTGATCCTCGCGCAGGTGCGCTCGATCATCGCCGACCTGCTCGCGCTGTGCGGGGTGGACCCGCTCGAGGCGACGGACCTGATCCCGCTGCGGTGAGCGGACCGGCCGGCCGGGAGCGAGGGTGGCGGCACACGACATCGCGTGCCGTGATGGTGGCGGTCGGACGCGTCGAAAGTGGCGGCAGCCGACATCGGTCCGACGAGGGTGGCGGCAGACGACATCGGTCCGACGAGGGTGGCGGCAGACGACATCGGATCTGGCTGTCGGGATGTCGTGTGCCGCCACAGTGGGGCGCCGGATGTCGTGTGCCGCCACAGTGGGGCGCCGGATGTCGTGTGCCGCCACGGTGGGGCGCCGGATGTCGTGTGCCGCCACGGTGGGGCGCCGGATGTCGTGTGCCGCCACCCTGGGGAGGCGGGAGGGCTCAGACCGCGGTCACGACGACGTCGAGCCGGGTGCCCTGGGCGGTCGGCTCGCCGAGCTCGACGGACCAGCCGAGCCGCACGAGGGCGTCGGCGAGCGCCCTCGGGGTGCGCGGGTCGGCCCCGTCCTCGAGCAGGGCGCGGACGATGCGGCCCTTGGTCGCCTTGTTGAAGTGGCTCACGACCGTGCGGCGCCCGCCCGACTCGTGGAGCACCCGCACGGTCGCGACGCGGCGCGCCACGTCGGCCGGCGGGCGCCAGAACGCGGCGTACGAGGTGGAGCGCAGGTCGACGAGCAGGCCCCCGCGCATCGCGTCGGTGACGGCCTCGCCGAGCGCCTCGCGCCACACGCCGGCGACCGATCCCACGCCGGGCAGCACGGCGTCGCCGGAGAGCCGGTAGGCCGGGATCCGGTCGCCCGGGCGGACCATCCCGAACAGCGCGCTGGTGACCGCGAGCCGGCCGGTCGCGCGGCGGCGGGCGGCCGGGGTGAGGGTGGCGGGGTCGAGGGCGTCGTAGAGGACGCCGGTGTAGATCGCGTCGGCGCGCGCGGTCGGTGCGGTCGGGAGGTCGGCGTTGCGCGCGACCAGGTCGAGCTGGGCCGGCCCCAGCCCGAGCACCGTCGCCGCCCGGTCCGCGTCGTCGCGGCACAGGGCGACCAGCGCGTCGAGCAGCCGGGTCCGGGCCGCGGTGAGCACGGGGGAGGAGAGGGCGTCGAGGTCGAGGGGCTTCCCGCGGCGGGGAGCGGTCTTGCCCTCGCTGGGCGGCAGCAGGATCAGCACCGGCACAGGGTAGGGGCGAGCCCCTCGCGTCCTCGGACCCAGCCCGGTCTCGCCGCGTCCGCTGGCCGTGCGCTCGTCCCTCGCGCTCCCTGACCAGCCGGGTTTCGACGCGCGGTCGCGAGCTCGCAGGCTCGCTCGCGCGCTTGCTCAACCTCCCGCCACACGCCGTGCGCTCGTCCCTCGCGCCCGGCTAGTGTCGTGACATGCCGAGCAACCGTGTGGTCAGGGTCCGGGCGAGCGAGGGCAGCGCCACGGCGCAGGAGATGCGCGAGGGGATCGCCGCGATCCAGGCCGAGATGCGGGTGACGCCGGACTTCCCCGAGGCGGTCGAGCGGGCGGCGGCGGAGGCGGCCGCGCACCCGCGCCTGCCGGAGCTGGACCGCACCGACATCGAGCTGGTCACGATCGACCCGGAGTCCGCGCGCGACCTCGACCAGGCCATGCACATCTCCCGCGACCCCGACGTGCCCGGGGGCTACGTCGTGCACTACGCGATCGCCGACGTCGCCGCGTTCGTCAGCCCCGGCGACCCGGTCGACGTCGAGGCGCGCCGCCGCGGCGAGACGCTCTACGGCGCCGACTCGAAGGTCCCGCTGCACCCGAAGGTGCTCAGCGAGGACGCCGCGTCGCTGCTCCCCGACGAGGTGCGCCCCGCGCTCCTGTGGACGATCAAGGTCGACGAGACCGGCGAGGGCACCGACGTGGAGGTGGTCCGCGCGCGGGTGCGCTCGCGCGCCCAGCTGGCCTACGACGCCGTCCAGGCCGACCTCGACGCCGGCCGGGCGAGCGAGCTGGTCGGGCTGCTGAAGGAGGTCGGCGAGCTGCGCCTGGCCCGGGAGGCCGCCCGCGGCGGGGTCTCGCTGCCGCTGCCCGAGCAGGAGCTGGTCGACGCCGGGGACCACTGGGAGCTCGAGTTCCGCCAGCAGCTGCCGGTGGAGGCGTGGAACGCGCAGATCTCGCTGCTCACCGGCATGGCGGCCGCGTCGCTGATGGTCTACGCGCGCGTCGGCATCCTGCGCACCCTCCCGCCGGCCGACCCCCGCGACGTCCAGCGGCTGCACCGCACCGCCCGCGCCCTCGGGATCGACTGGCCCGCCGAGCAGCTCTACCCCGACTTCATCCGCTCGCTCGACCCGTCGCTGCCGCGCCACGCCGCGATGGTGGTGGCCTGCACCCGGCTGCTGCGCGGGGCGGCGTACGTCTCGTTCAACGGCGAGCTGCCCGCGCAGGCGCAGCACTCGGCGCTGGCGTCGGAGTACGCCCACGTCACCGCGCCGCTGCGGCGCCTGGTCGACCGGTTCGCCGGCGAGGTCTGCGTGGCGCTGTGCGCCGGCACCGAGGTGCCGGGCTGGGTGCTCGAGGCGATGGCCGACCTGCCCGACACGATGCGCGAGTCCGGCCGCCGCGCGAACCAGTACGAGAACGCCGTCGTCGACCTGTGCGAGGCGGAGCTGCTGTCCGGGCGCGTGGGGGAGCGGTTCACCGCGGTCGTCGTCGACGTCGAGGAGAAGGACCCGGGGCGTGGTGACCTGACCATCCAGGAGCCGGCGGTCGAGGCGTCGGTCTCGGGCCCCGGCGAGCTCCCGCTCGGCGAGCAGGTCACGGTCGAGCTGGTGCGGGCCGACCCGGCCAGCCGGTCGGTCGACTTCCGCCTGGTCGCCGCCGACGGCTGAACCGACCGGGCCCCGGCACCGTCCTCCCCGACAGCGGCCCGGCGGCGCACCCGCCGCGGGACCGGGACGGAGGTGGACGGTGGAGGTGCGTCGCGGCCTGCTCACGTGTGCGGGCGGCCTGGTGGTGCTCCTCGCCGTGCTCGGCGTCGGGGTGGTCGGCTGGGCTGCCGCCGGCCTCGGTGCGGTGGTCCTGGCCGTCGCGGCCGACCGGCGCGCGTCGGTCGACGACGTGGCGCGACTCGGACCCGCGGACGCGGTCACCCTGGCCCGGGCGACGCTGGCGTGCGGCGTGCTGGGACTGGTCGCCGAGGCGGCCACCGGCGTCGGGGTCGTGGAGCGGCTCGTGCCGCTGGCGGCCGTGGCGCTGGCCCTCGACCTCGTCGACGGCAAGGTCGCCCGCCGGACCGGCACGGTGTCGCCGTTCGGGGCCCGGCTCGACGGCGAGTCCGACGCCTTCCTCATCCTGGTGCTCAGCGTGCACGTCGCCCGCGACGTCGGCGCGTGGGTCCTCGCGCTCGGGCTGGTCCGCTACGCGTACGCCGGGGTGGCTGCCCTGGTCCCGTGGATGCAGCGGACCCTGCCGCCGCGCTACTGGCGCAAGGTGGTGGCCGCCTACGTCGGGATCACGCTGGCGGTGGCCGCCTCCGGCGTGCCGCCCGCCACGGCGACGGGGGCCGCGCTCGTGCTCGCCGCGGCGCTGCTGGCGGAGTCCTTCGGCTGGGACGTGGTCTGGCTGTGGCGCACCCGGCGGCTGGCCGTCGACGCTCCGGTGGCCTCACGCACCCAGGCGTAGGACCACCCGGCCGTCGGTGGTGCGCACCTCCACGTCGGCGATGTCGTCGCGGCGCACGGCCGTCGCGGCCGGGACGGTCATCGTCGTGCCGCTGACCGACGTCCAGCTCCCCACCTGCTCGGTGCGGCCGCGCTCGTCGGTGACGAAGAGGAGGTAGTCGACCTCCTCGGGGAGGTCGATGCCGATGGCGTCCTTGTCGTAGGTGCAGGTGAGCACCATCCGGGTCCCCCAGGTGACCGGCTCGAGCCCGAGCTCGGCGGTCAGGGGCACGTCGCCCTGCGCGACCATCGCGCGCGACTCCGTGGGTGGCGTGGTCCGGGCGTCGCTGCCCACCGCGCCGACGGCGGCCGGTCGGCGAGGTCGAGGGCGGCCGGGACGGCGAGCGCGAGCGCCGCGGCGGCCGCGCCGGCGAGCGCGGCGACGACGGTCGCCCGACGTCGACGGCGCGCGACGACGGTGCGGGTCAACGACGCGAGGAGCGCCGGCGGCAGCGGCGGGTCGGGCACGGGGTCGGCGAGGACGCGCGCGTCGGCGAGGTCGAGCAGCCCCGGCATCCCGGCGAGCGAGCGGACGGAGGTGGAGCACGCCTCGCAGGTCGGGAGGTGCCGCTCGAAGGCGAGCCGCTCGGTCGGGCTCAGCGCGCCCAGGACGTAGGCGGCGTCGTCGTGGGCGTGCGGGCACGCCCCGGACGGCGTGGTCATGCCGTCACCCCCATCTCCTCCAGCGCCAGCCGCAGCGCGCGCAGCGCGTAGTGGGTGCGGGACTTCACGGTGCCGGGCGGCACGCCGAGGCTGCGTGCCACGTCGGCCACCGGCCGGCCGCGGTAGTAGCACTCGAGCAGGACGGTGCGGTGGTCCCGGGAGAGGTGGGTGAGCGCCTCGGCCACCACCCACGACAGCAGCAGCTGGTCGCTCTGGTCGGCGTCGACGGCGCGGTGCTGCTCGGGCACCTCCTCGACCGGGGTCTCCGGGTGGGCGCGCCGGCTGCGCCAGTCGTCGATGACGATGTGCCGCGCCACGGTGAACAGCCACGACCGCACGGCGGCGGGCGGGCTGGCGAGGATCTCGCCGTGCCGCCAGGCGCGCAGGAGCGTCTCCTGCACGACGTCCTCGGCGCGGCCCCGGTCGTGGTCGACCAGGCGCAGGCAGAACCGCCAGAGCACGTCGGCGTGCTCGTCGTGCAGCTGCTGCATCAGCGCGACCTCGTCCCGCGGCATGGTCCCTCCTCCCGGGGAAGGACGGCACGCGGACCGCTGAGGTTCACCGTGCGGCCGCCTCGGTGGTGCCATTGTCGCCCGTCGGGTCGCCGGTCGGGCCGAACGCGGCCACGAACGCGTCGCGGAACGCGTCCATGCGCCACACCGGCGCGCCCGCGCCGGGCCGCAGTCCCGGCTCCCAGCCCCACCCGTCGACGCGCCGCACGAGCGACCGGTCACGGGTGAGCAGGCTCACCGGCACGTCGTGGCCGGGATCCTCGCCCGAGACCACGGTCGCCGGCTGGTGGTCGCCCAGCACGACCACGACGGGCTCGCGCCCGGACGGGGCCGGCGGGAGGGTCGAGAGGAACGTGGACACCGACTCGAGCGAGTACGCCACGGAGCCGGCGTAGGCCGCCCGCACCCGGTCCGGGTCGGGCCAGATGTCGGCCTCCGACGGCAGCGTCTCCGGCATCTCGTCGAACACCGACCCGTCGCCGACGGCGTCCTGCGGGACGGGCCGCGGGGTGCGCGACCACGGCGCGTGGCTGCTGATCAGGTCGATCTCCGCCATGACCGGGCGGCGGTCGGTCCCGGCGAGCTCGAGACGTCCGAACGCGTGGAGGGTGAACTGGTCGGGCATGGTGGGGTAGCCGAAGCGCGGGCCGCGGTAGCCGATGTTGCGGGAGTCGTAGACGTGGTCGAGGTCGTAGAACGCGCCCTGTGGCCAGTCGCGGGTGTTGGCCGGCACCACCGCGACCGTGCGCCAGCCCGCGCGGCCGAACAGGCTGCTCAGCGTCTCGCGCCGGGTGGTGACGAGCTGGTCGTAGCGCTGCTGGCTGTCGACCCACAGCCCGGACTGCAGGGTGGAGTGCGCCAGCCAGCTCAACGCGCCGAAGGTGGGGGAGGTGAGGGACGCGCTGCGCGCCGTCCAGCCGCTGCGACGCAGGTCGTCGCCGGCGCTCGCGAGGGCGCGGTCCACCACCGGGGACAGGCCGGGGTCGTCGAGCGCGACCCGGCCGTAGCTCTCGACGAACACCACCAGCACGTCGCGGCCGCGCAGCGCGGTGAAGAGGTCGCCGTCGGGCGTGCGGGCGAGCGGGTCGGTCCGCGCTGCCTGCGCGAACTCGCGGCGGTCGCGCAGCTGCGAGGGCACCCGGGCCACCTGGGCGTAGAGGTAGTCCGCGGTGGCGTCGGAGGCCAGCGGCAGCGCGCCGACCCGGACGCCGGCGACGCTGAGCAGCACCCACGCCGGCGCGAGCACGGCGAGCGTACGAAGCGTGGCGCCGCGGTGGTCGCGGGTCAGCCGGGCCAGCCGGACGACGGACAGCGGCACCACCAGCACGACGGCCACGAGGGCCGCTGCGGCGAGGAGCAGCAGGCCCACGCCCAGCGGTCCCTCGACGGACGCGCGGGCCGTCTCGACGAGGTCGCCGGCGTAGCGCCAGTCGATCAGCGGGTCGAAGGGTCGGTTGAGCGCCCGGAGGAACCCG
Above is a genomic segment from Nocardioides okcheonensis containing:
- a CDS encoding FUSC family protein — its product is MRLDAEVMAARGRTSLRARVARLRAKGWVIGQCAIAAGVAWWLAHDVFGHQLPFFAPIAAVVSLGMSYGQRQRRVAEVTVGVALGVFLGDATTHLIGSGGLQIALIVAAGMSIALLLDAGQLLVIQAAVQGIVVAALAPAPGAAFLRWTDAIIGGAVALVAATVVPRAPLRKPRDQAAVVVRKIASLLSCAADRLGDGDVERALAALRDARSTDVLIAELRAASEEGLSVVSSSPFRRRHGEHQRQLAELVEPLDVALRNTRVVVRRVAVACYRREPVPTSYASLMRDLSALAERVADELVADRMAVAVIDDLVALGRATATVEHSDDLSAEVILAQVRSIIADLLALCGVDPLEATDLIPLR
- the yaaA gene encoding peroxide stress protein YaaA — encoded protein: MLILLPPSEGKTAPRRGKPLDLDALSSPVLTAARTRLLDALVALCRDDADRAATVLGLGPAQLDLVARNADLPTAPTARADAIYTGVLYDALDPATLTPAARRRATGRLAVTSALFGMVRPGDRIPAYRLSGDAVLPGVGSVAGVWREALGEAVTDAMRGGLLVDLRSTSYAAFWRPPADVARRVATVRVLHESGGRRTVVSHFNKATKGRIVRALLEDGADPRTPRALADALVRLGWSVELGEPTAQGTRLDVVVTAV
- a CDS encoding RNB domain-containing ribonuclease — translated: MPSNRVVRVRASEGSATAQEMREGIAAIQAEMRVTPDFPEAVERAAAEAAAHPRLPELDRTDIELVTIDPESARDLDQAMHISRDPDVPGGYVVHYAIADVAAFVSPGDPVDVEARRRGETLYGADSKVPLHPKVLSEDAASLLPDEVRPALLWTIKVDETGEGTDVEVVRARVRSRAQLAYDAVQADLDAGRASELVGLLKEVGELRLAREAARGGVSLPLPEQELVDAGDHWELEFRQQLPVEAWNAQISLLTGMAAASLMVYARVGILRTLPPADPRDVQRLHRTARALGIDWPAEQLYPDFIRSLDPSLPRHAAMVVACTRLLRGAAYVSFNGELPAQAQHSALASEYAHVTAPLRRLVDRFAGEVCVALCAGTEVPGWVLEAMADLPDTMRESGRRANQYENAVVDLCEAELLSGRVGERFTAVVVDVEEKDPGRGDLTIQEPAVEASVSGPGELPLGEQVTVELVRADPASRSVDFRLVAADG
- a CDS encoding CDP-alcohol phosphatidyltransferase family protein, which translates into the protein MEVRRGLLTCAGGLVVLLAVLGVGVVGWAAAGLGAVVLAVAADRRASVDDVARLGPADAVTLARATLACGVLGLVAEAATGVGVVERLVPLAAVALALDLVDGKVARRTGTVSPFGARLDGESDAFLILVLSVHVARDVGAWVLALGLVRYAYAGVAALVPWMQRTLPPRYWRKVVAAYVGITLAVAASGVPPATATGAALVLAAALLAESFGWDVVWLWRTRRLAVDAPVASRTQA
- a CDS encoding anti-sigma factor family protein gives rise to the protein MTTPSGACPHAHDDAAYVLGALSPTERLAFERHLPTCEACSTSVRSLAGMPGLLDLADARVLADPVPDPPLPPALLASLTRTVVARRRRRATVVAALAGAAAAALALAVPAALDLADRPPSARWAATPGPRHPRSRARWSRRATCP
- a CDS encoding sigma-70 family RNA polymerase sigma factor; translation: MPRDEVALMQQLHDEHADVLWRFCLRLVDHDRGRAEDVVQETLLRAWRHGEILASPPAAVRSWLFTVARHIVIDDWRSRRAHPETPVEEVPEQHRAVDADQSDQLLLSWVVAEALTHLSRDHRTVLLECYYRGRPVADVARSLGVPPGTVKSRTHYALRALRLALEEMGVTA
- a CDS encoding sulfatase-like hydrolase/transferase; this translates as MNGDDVSTVQRRARRAWSWLASALAVAVVVVASALPVRVTDTTPAALVRLPLELLVLVAVLLVLPRRLRRTRRAVVVVAGALLTVATLLRVLDVGFLRALNRPFDPLIDWRYAGDLVETARASVEGPLGVGLLLLAAAALVAVVLVVPLSVVRLARLTRDHRGATLRTLAVLAPAWVLLSVAGVRVGALPLASDATADYLYAQVARVPSQLRDRREFAQAARTDPLARTPDGDLFTALRGRDVLVVFVESYGRVALDDPGLSPVVDRALASAGDDLRRSGWTARSASLTSPTFGALSWLAHSTLQSGLWVDSQQRYDQLVTTRRETLSSLFGRAGWRTVAVVPANTRDWPQGAFYDLDHVYDSRNIGYRGPRFGYPTMPDQFTLHAFGRLELAGTDRRPVMAEIDLISSHAPWSRTPRPVPQDAVGDGSVFDEMPETLPSEADIWPDPDRVRAAYAGSVAYSLESVSTFLSTLPPAPSGREPVVVVLGDHQPATVVSGEDPGHDVPVSLLTRDRSLVRRVDGWGWEPGLRPGAGAPVWRMDAFRDAFVAAFGPTGDPTGDNGTTEAAAR